One segment of Stomatobaculum sp. F0698 DNA contains the following:
- a CDS encoding tyrosine-type recombinase/integrase — MEEALRGFLRSLREERHMAENTLLSYERDLKKLFAWFRQEGITSLSTVSELRLNSYLLWLEREGFSPATINRAAASIRAFFAYETAAGHLEASPAEGLRRPRQERRDPYILEEEEIRSFLRETEGSSAKQLRDRAMLGLLCATGLRVSELIALKTEDVDVQIGYVRQQSRGQERVVSFDEELRLALCLYLESGRPLLLKEAEEEHLFFNLSGGALSRQGVWKMIRAYGQKAGIAGEVTPQSLKNSYAVHRLLRESRAVKQRAVRQRSGGRR, encoded by the coding sequence ATGGAAGAAGCTTTGAGGGGGTTTTTGCGCTCACTCAGAGAAGAGCGGCACATGGCAGAGAATACGCTGCTCTCTTATGAGCGTGATTTAAAAAAGTTATTTGCGTGGTTCCGACAGGAGGGCATAACCTCCCTTTCGACGGTCAGCGAACTGCGATTGAATTCCTATTTGCTATGGCTGGAGCGCGAAGGCTTTTCGCCGGCGACCATTAACCGTGCGGCGGCTTCCATTCGCGCTTTTTTTGCCTATGAGACGGCGGCGGGACATTTGGAAGCCTCGCCGGCCGAGGGACTGCGACGCCCGCGTCAGGAGAGAAGGGATCCTTATATTCTTGAGGAAGAGGAGATTCGCAGCTTTCTTCGCGAGACCGAGGGAAGCAGCGCGAAACAACTGCGCGACCGCGCGATGCTCGGTCTGCTCTGTGCGACCGGACTCCGTGTCTCGGAACTCATTGCGCTGAAGACCGAGGATGTGGATGTGCAAATCGGCTATGTGCGGCAACAGTCGCGGGGGCAGGAGCGCGTGGTCTCCTTTGACGAGGAGTTGAGGTTAGCACTCTGTCTGTATCTGGAGTCCGGACGTCCGCTGCTCTTAAAAGAGGCGGAAGAGGAGCATTTGTTCTTTAATCTGAGCGGCGGCGCACTGAGCCGTCAGGGCGTGTGGAAGATGATACGCGCCTACGGGCAAAAAGCGGGCATTGCGGGCGAGGTGACGCCCCAGTCCTTAAAGAACAGCTATGCCGTACATCGCCTCCTCCGGGAGAGCAGAGCGGTGAAGCAGAGAGCGGTGAGACAGCGGAGCGGGGGAAG
- a CDS encoding NUDIX domain-containing protein — protein sequence MADAAREPGKVIRKKRELAYEGTILKVYRDFVEANGREAVWDYIHHDGAAAVVPVLPDGRILMVRQYRNALDRFTLELPAGKVDSPDEPRVLCAFRELAEETGMQAKSPEALEFLIRIDTTVAFCDEEIDIFVARELLPGEQHLDPDEEIAVQAYELSDLIARIYSGEIRDGKTVAGLTAYALQQNR from the coding sequence ATGGCGGATGCGGCGCGCGAGCCCGGCAAGGTGATACGGAAAAAGCGCGAGCTCGCCTATGAGGGGACCATACTGAAGGTCTATCGGGATTTCGTGGAGGCCAACGGCCGTGAGGCGGTCTGGGATTACATTCATCACGACGGTGCGGCAGCGGTTGTGCCGGTGTTGCCGGACGGACGCATCCTGATGGTGCGCCAGTACCGAAATGCGCTGGATCGCTTTACGCTGGAACTTCCTGCCGGTAAGGTGGATAGCCCGGATGAGCCGCGCGTGCTCTGTGCCTTCCGCGAACTTGCGGAGGAGACCGGCATGCAGGCAAAGAGCCCGGAGGCGCTGGAGTTTCTGATTCGTATCGACACGACAGTTGCCTTTTGCGACGAGGAGATTGATATCTTTGTCGCGCGGGAGCTCTTACCCGGGGAACAGCACTTGGACCCCGATGAGGAGATTGCGGTGCAGGCCTACGAACTCTCGGATTTGATTGCGCGCATTTACAGCGGTGAGATACGGGACGGGAAGACCGTCGCCGGGCTCACGGCCTATGCGCTGCAGCAGAACCGATAA